Within Campylobacter jejuni, the genomic segment AAGATTTGGTTAAAACTATGGTAAGTGGAGCTTTTGGCTTTAGTGTTTGTTTATTTGTCGTAGATATTAACGAAGGTTTAAAAGAACAAAGTTTAGAACATTTAGAAATTTTAAAAATTCTTGATATTAAAAATATCATTTTAGTGCTTAGCAAATGCGATCTTTGTGAAAATATAGAGCAAAAAAGTGTAGAAATTTTAGAAGAGTTAAAAAATTTAGATTATCCCATTTTAAAAGTATTTCGCACCAGTATAAAAAATAATCAAGGCATAGAAGAATTAAAAAATTATCTTTATACCATAGAAAACAAAGAAAACGAAGAAGAGCTGATTTTTCATTATTATATCGATAGAGTTTTTTCTCTAAAAGGCATAGGAACCGTCGTTACAGGCAGCTTGAATGAAGGAAGTATCACTTTAAATGAAAAAATCATCTGCTTAGACACTCAAAAAGAACTCATTGTTAAAAATATACAAAATCACGATATCAATCTAGAACAAATCAAAGCTTGTAACCGTGTGGCTTTGAGTTTAAATTGTGATTATAAAGAGTTAAAAAAAGGTTATTTGCTAAGTAAAAAAGGTTATTTTAAAGCCTTTAAAGAATGCGATGCTTTAGTTAAAGCAAAAAATTTACAAAATATCAAAATGATTTTTTGCGTGGGTTCAAGACAAATAGAATGCAAAATAAATATATTAAAAAAACTAGAAAATGATGAATTTTTTGTGCATTTTAGTTTTGATAAAAATGTATTTTTAAGTTTTGATGAGGCTTTTATTTTATTACAAAACAATCGTGTTATAGGCGGTGGTAAGGTTTTAAATCCTTTAAGCGAACCTTTAAAAAAAGAACAAAAAAATAAATTTTTAATGTTTTTGAAAAATAAAGATTTTAAAGCAGCTTTTTCTTTCTTAAAAGACGCACATAAATATGGTTTTGGTTTGCTTTCAAGCTATCAAAGATTTAAACTCTCTCATCAAAAAGCATTGAAATTAGCAAAAGAATTAAATCAAGTATTTGTCGATGAAAAAAATCTTAATATATATCATTTACAAAGCCTAGAAGAAATTAAAAATTTCATCAAATTCATACTTGAAAAAAATCCTTATGCCATGCTTTCAGCACATTCTTTAGCTTTAAGGATTACTTGGGCAAGTGAAAATTTTTGCGAACTTGGGCTTAAAGAGATGTCAAATTTATTGGATTTTCAAAATGGAATTTATTTTAAAAAAGGCATAGATTTTGAAAAACTTCAAGAAAAAAACAATAATCAATTATATGAAATTTTAAAAAAACAAGGTATTAAACCCGAAGCTCCTTATAATCTTTATGATTTTTTAGAACTTGATAGAAAAAGCGGGGACAATATACTCAAAAAACTTACCCAAAAAGGCTTGGTTGTAAGACTTTCACACAATCTTTTTATAGAAAAACAAGCTCTTGAAAAACTTATGCAAGAATGTTTAAATTTATTAAAAAATCAAAGTCTTGATGTGCAAAGTATGAAAGAATATTTTAATCTTTCAAGAAAGTATGCTATTGCTTATTTAGAATACTTAGACAAATTTCCTCAAGTAAGTAAAGAAGCTGAAAAAAGATTTTTAACAAACATTTAGAAAATCATTATAGAATTAAACATAATTTATTTAAAGGATTTATAAACTATGAAAAAATTAAGTTTAATTCTTGCCTGTTCAGCATCTTTGTTTGCTGCAAGTAATTCAGAAATT encodes:
- the selB gene encoding selenocysteine-specific translation elongation factor, whose protein sequence is MKSVIIGTAGHIDHGKTSLIKALNGFEGDSLKEEQERQITINLSFSNLKLKDKNISFIDVPGHKDLVKTMVSGAFGFSVCLFVVDINEGLKEQSLEHLEILKILDIKNIILVLSKCDLCENIEQKSVEILEELKNLDYPILKVFRTSIKNNQGIEELKNYLYTIENKENEEELIFHYYIDRVFSLKGIGTVVTGSLNEGSITLNEKIICLDTQKELIVKNIQNHDINLEQIKACNRVALSLNCDYKELKKGYLLSKKGYFKAFKECDALVKAKNLQNIKMIFCVGSRQIECKINILKKLENDEFFVHFSFDKNVFLSFDEAFILLQNNRVIGGGKVLNPLSEPLKKEQKNKFLMFLKNKDFKAAFSFLKDAHKYGFGLLSSYQRFKLSHQKALKLAKELNQVFVDEKNLNIYHLQSLEEIKNFIKFILEKNPYAMLSAHSLALRITWASENFCELGLKEMSNLLDFQNGIYFKKGIDFEKLQEKNNNQLYEILKKQGIKPEAPYNLYDFLELDRKSGDNILKKLTQKGLVVRLSHNLFIEKQALEKLMQECLNLLKNQSLDVQSMKEYFNLSRKYAIAYLEYLDKFPQVSKEAEKRFLTNI